The genomic interval GAACCCGCCAAGTCAATTTTTGATCTCTGATTTCCTTTATAACCGCTGGGATTTGCTCGGGCGCATTGACTTCATAGACTAGCTCAGCATGGGCGTCCAATCCAAAGGTATTGCGGTCCTTCAATCCCAAATTGGAGATCAATTTTGCTGGCGAAAGCGCATTTTGAGGACGGTTCATGCCACAATCTTATTTGTAAAAGAATCTTGAGCATATTTTTTGTAGTTAAGGCCTCTAAGAGATGCTCAATATCGAGAAAATAGAGTTGTTTAGAGAATTATTTACAGAATCAAGAAGGAGTAAAAATGCCATCATTTGACGTTGTGTGTGAGCCGGATATGGTCGAGCTCAAAAATGCGATCGAGCAATCCAATAAAGAAATTACCAATCGTTTTGACTTCAAGGGCTCTGATAGTCGTGTTGAACAAAAGGATGAAACATTGATTTTGTTTGGTGACGATGACTTCAAATTGGGTCAGGTTCGTGATGTACTGATCAACAAGATGGCTAAGCGCAATGTCGATGTTCGTTATCTAAAAGATGACAAAACCGAAACTATTGGGGGCGACAAGCGCAAACAAACTATGAAGATCCAAAAAGGTATTACTTCTGATTTGGCGAAGAAAGTTGTCCATATTATTAAAGATAGCAAGCTCAAAGTGCAGGCGAGCATTCAGGGTGATGCTGTACGTGTTACTGGCGCTAAGCGCGATGACTTACAAGAGACGATGGCTTTGCTCAAAAAAGAAGCGACTGAAGCACCATTGGGCTTTAATAATTTCCGTGACTAATGCATCCTCTCTCAAGATAGAGCCCGCAAGCCAAGAGGCAATTGAATGCTTTTGTGATGCTTGCTG from Polynucleobacter necessarius carries:
- a CDS encoding YajQ family cyclic di-GMP-binding protein; protein product: MPSFDVVCEPDMVELKNAIEQSNKEITNRFDFKGSDSRVEQKDETLILFGDDDFKLGQVRDVLINKMAKRNVDVRYLKDDKTETIGGDKRKQTMKIQKGITSDLAKKVVHIIKDSKLKVQASIQGDAVRVTGAKRDDLQETMALLKKEATEAPLGFNNFRD